In Alicyclobacillus macrosporangiidus CPP55, a single window of DNA contains:
- a CDS encoding chromate transporter: protein MENDGYLPLVLAMVRTGIFTYGGGSAIIPLMRHEAVNRYAWVTDDEYGEIVAVANALPGPIATKLAAYLGYRLKGWPGAVVGVLANILPTCIAMLLLFGALSAIRESRIAQGMIAAVNPVIAVMMGMMAYEFGEKAWKGLGRWFAIAFGALAFLLLIVLDVSPALVVLLYLLYGAFHLRLVHRFQRAKQRDRGTSA, encoded by the coding sequence GTGGAGAACGACGGGTATCTGCCATTGGTCTTGGCGATGGTCCGGACGGGGATCTTCACGTACGGCGGGGGCTCGGCCATCATCCCCCTGATGCGGCATGAGGCCGTGAACCGCTATGCGTGGGTGACGGACGATGAGTACGGCGAGATCGTCGCCGTCGCCAATGCCCTGCCCGGACCCATCGCCACCAAGCTGGCCGCGTACCTCGGGTACCGGCTCAAGGGGTGGCCAGGAGCCGTCGTCGGGGTCTTGGCGAACATCCTGCCCACCTGTATCGCCATGCTGCTCCTGTTTGGGGCGTTGTCCGCCATCCGCGAGTCGCGGATCGCACAGGGCATGATCGCCGCGGTGAACCCCGTGATCGCCGTGATGATGGGCATGATGGCGTACGAGTTCGGGGAGAAGGCGTGGAAAGGATTGGGGCGTTGGTTTGCCATCGCCTTCGGTGCGCTGGCCTTCCTGTTGTTGATCGTGCTCGACGTATCGCCGGCTCTGGTGGTGTTGTTGTACCTTCTGTACGGCGCGTTTCACCTTCGCCTGGTGCATCGCTTTCAGCGGGCAAAACAGCGGGATCGGGGGACGAGTGCATGA
- a CDS encoding ABC transporter permease, with the protein MSQTPHWISDSARVPAASASAATRARRRHLNLWRHRSLVLGGVIVGLIVVAAVLATFATPYDPNKQNYGALLQGMSGQHWLGTDQLGRDVFSRILVGARTSLAVAAGAVAVALVIGVPVGLVSGYYRGFWDNWVIMRIVDALQAFPFLILALVLAAVMGPGIRNAMIAIGVGYLPVFIRIVRGQVLAEVRKEYVDSARVVGCSDWRIMLRHIFPNITTPLIVQVSIAMAGGIVAEASLSYLGLGVIPPTASWGTMLHDAQGYLSQDAMLAVIPGLAIAVAVLGFNLLGEGLQEIWDPKLKE; encoded by the coding sequence ATGAGCCAAACGCCCCATTGGATTTCAGATTCTGCGCGTGTGCCGGCGGCAAGTGCGTCCGCCGCAACCCGGGCGCGCCGCAGGCACCTGAACCTGTGGCGACATCGGTCGCTCGTGTTGGGCGGCGTGATCGTCGGCCTGATTGTGGTGGCGGCCGTGCTCGCGACCTTCGCCACGCCCTATGACCCGAACAAGCAAAACTACGGCGCGCTCCTGCAGGGCATGAGCGGCCAGCACTGGCTGGGCACCGACCAGTTGGGCCGAGACGTGTTCTCGCGGATCCTCGTCGGAGCGCGCACGTCCCTGGCGGTGGCTGCGGGCGCCGTCGCGGTGGCGCTGGTGATCGGCGTGCCGGTGGGATTGGTGTCCGGATATTACCGCGGGTTCTGGGACAACTGGGTGATCATGCGCATCGTCGACGCGCTGCAGGCGTTCCCGTTCCTTATCCTGGCCCTGGTGCTGGCGGCCGTGATGGGCCCCGGGATCCGCAACGCGATGATCGCCATCGGGGTCGGTTACCTGCCGGTGTTCATCCGCATCGTCCGCGGCCAGGTGCTGGCCGAGGTGCGCAAGGAGTATGTGGATTCGGCCCGGGTCGTCGGCTGCAGCGACTGGCGGATCATGCTCCGCCACATCTTCCCGAACATCACGACGCCGCTCATCGTCCAGGTGAGCATCGCGATGGCGGGCGGCATCGTGGCGGAGGCGAGTTTGAGTTACCTGGGCCTCGGCGTCATTCCGCCGACCGCCAGCTGGGGCACCATGCTCCACGATGCGCAGGGCTATCTCTCCCAGGACGCGATGTTGGCGGTCATCCCGGGATTGGCGATCGCCGTGGCGGTGCTCGGTTTCAACCTGCTCGGCGAAGGACTGCAGGAGATCTGGGATCCGAAATTGAAGGAATGA
- a CDS encoding ABC transporter permease: MAYVLQRIVTMVPVLFFLSVMVFGLIHLIPGDPAQVILGQEATPEAIQQMRMKLGLDQPVPIQYWHWLQHVLTGNLGQSLVDGEPVSHLIAQRLPVTIELAVGTIVVALLIAFPFGILAAVYRGRWLDAAALFTSTVGLSVPPFWLGILLLIGFTVKLHWFPSSGYVPMWQDLGQNLHAMVLPVVATGVREAAVLMRMLRSSLLDVLHQDYVRTARAKGLYGWMVITRHALRNALIPVITTGGLQIAGLLGGLVITEQIFALPGFGSLLVQAVFSRDYTTVQGATLVAALLVVVVNLVVDLVYGVVDPRMRLGKESR, translated from the coding sequence ATGGCCTATGTGTTGCAACGCATCGTGACCATGGTGCCGGTGCTGTTCTTTTTGTCCGTGATGGTGTTCGGCCTCATCCACCTGATCCCCGGCGATCCGGCGCAGGTCATCCTCGGGCAGGAGGCGACGCCTGAGGCCATTCAGCAGATGCGCATGAAGCTCGGGTTGGACCAGCCCGTTCCGATCCAGTACTGGCACTGGCTGCAGCACGTCCTGACCGGGAACCTGGGCCAGTCGCTGGTCGACGGGGAACCGGTCAGCCACCTCATCGCCCAGCGGCTGCCGGTGACGATTGAGCTCGCGGTTGGCACCATCGTGGTGGCCTTGCTCATCGCCTTCCCGTTCGGCATTCTCGCCGCGGTCTACCGCGGCCGGTGGCTCGACGCCGCGGCGCTGTTCACATCGACGGTCGGGTTGTCGGTGCCGCCATTCTGGCTCGGCATTCTGCTGTTGATTGGATTCACCGTGAAACTGCATTGGTTCCCGTCTTCCGGGTATGTGCCGATGTGGCAGGACCTCGGGCAGAACCTGCACGCGATGGTTCTCCCGGTGGTGGCCACCGGGGTGCGCGAGGCCGCGGTGCTGATGCGCATGCTTCGCTCTTCGTTGCTCGATGTCCTGCATCAGGACTACGTGCGCACCGCTCGGGCCAAGGGCCTGTATGGCTGGATGGTCATCACCAGGCACGCCCTGCGCAACGCCCTCATTCCGGTGATCACGACGGGCGGGTTGCAGATCGCCGGATTGCTGGGAGGCCTCGTGATCACCGAACAGATCTTCGCACTTCCGGGATTCGGCAGCCTGCTGGTGCAAGCTGTATTCAGCCGCGACTACACCACGGTGCAGGGGGCCACGTTGGTGGCCGCGCTGTTGGTGGTGGTCGTCAACCTGGTGGTGGACCTGGTGTATGGTGTGGTCGATCCCCGCATGCGCTTGGGAAAGGAGAGTCGGTGA